The window catcgagatttttaaaattaacaacGCGAGTCAAAGTTACCGAAAATGGGTGATATAATCGGTGGgtaaaaatctaaaaataatcaGGAACTTTCTGTTGAAGAATAATATGAAAAGTGCAATGGAGTATTCTTAatataattttccaaataatttagTGATTAATTGTTGttaaatttgtatattataaaagAGGAAGTGCTTTCTATGCTTCAAATGAAGTGAAATGTTCATGAAATAATGGAACTGCATAATCtataataataacgattattattaataagagaaaatgttcaattttatgtttaatttaactttagtttatttattaattagataTTAGATCTAGATAagtgtaaaatataaattcgaTTATAATTAGGGAATATAATAACAAGTTACATAACCGCTCTAACTGACTTATATAAATCTCCTTTCTTTAGGTGTATTAATTGGATTAGAAGTTCTATTTCCACAGCttctatagaaattatttttcctattcTCTTCAACAAACTTTAGcctgaaaaatgtttttttattgaTTAAGCCACGTATCGCAGCGACGACTTTTCTTTCTGTGGTTCACCGCAACTTTCTAGGAGACTCGATCCAGGAATCGGTTCACTAACGCGGTCccattaattttctataatatttccaAGTACCCATGGAAAGTAAAACACCATTAAAGTCACTATACTTTCTCTCCGTTGAACATGCACCCTATTAGAGATTTTAGTGaatgcaaatttaaaaaataaaaattctataattcaAAGGAGATCCCAGAAATCATTCAACTATAATCTAACTTGATTTTCTTGAATCATTTCAGAAATGACCGGTGGTGGGACCAACATGGCGTACCACGGTCTCAGTCAGCACGTGAACTTCGACGTGATACCGGATCCCGACGATCGTTTCGTCCTGGAGGAATTGATCGGCGAAGGAACTTACGGGGAGGTTTACAGCGCACACTGCAACGAAACTGGCAATAAAGTTGCCATCAAGATCCTTGAGAACGTGGCGGATAATATCGAGGAGATCGAGGAGGAGTATCTGGTGTTAAGAGATCTGAGCCACCACCCGAATATCCCACAATTTCATGGTTTATTTCTGAAGAGAGCGAAGCCAGCTCAGGAAGAGGATCAATTATGGTTCGTCATGGAGGTATTGTCGTTCTGACTTTCTCGTAACACAGTCAGGAAAGCGTAACGAGTGAACAATTGCCCAGGCTAACCTTTTTTTTATCTGAATCATCAACCTCGTGATTACCttattaaattgcaattaaccgATCGGTTGGGGTGCATTCGAGGAAGAGTTTATGGTCGCTGATCGCTCGTGTTTCAAAATATGTGTATGATTAAAGTTAAATTGCACGATTTAACgattagaaaaatttcattacttttGTTGGATTTGATAGCTGTGCACTGGGGGATCGGTTACCGATCTCGTTCAAGGTTTGAAGAAGAAAGGGAGACGTTTGACCGACGAACAAATAGCTTATATCCTACGGGAAACGGTGGAGGCGTTAGTTTATTTACATAGCAATCACTGCATGCACCGTGACGTTAAGGGGCATAACATTTTGCTCAACGAGGATGCACACGTCAAATTGGTGGACTTTGGCGTTTCTTCGCATCTCGCTGAAACGCTCGCGAGGAAGAACACCTCGGTTGGTACACCTTATTGGATGGCACCCGAGGTGAGATGtgtttctaataattatttatgcACTATACAAAAAATGCGtcttataaattaattcaatacTACTTTCCTGTAAttgcattcaaatttttattcaataaatcctAGATAATTAAGATCTTAAAAGTGGTCCATAGAGAATGAATTTCTGATTGTGAATGGTAGTAGTAGAGGTATTCAATTTTGTATGCATTAATtctgtacttttttatttaattattttaaaaagatttaaTACCCGGATATCACCATCCACAATTAGTTGAAAATTCATTTACCATGGACCACTTTTAAAATTGCTTACATTTAAAGTATacgagaaatatttttatttttgcattttctaagACTATGAATCGCCAAAAATGTACCATTAAATTTTTTCagtagaattataaaatatttttttcatttttaattataaactaCAAATTCTTCCCTATATACAACAGAAGATAACGACAGCGTTATTCATATTTCctcgaaaaaataattttattaaaaacaggtGATTGCGTGCGAGCAACAATTGGATTCCTCTTACGATTCACGATGCGACGTTTGGTCAGTTGGAATCACAGCTATCGAATTAGCGGAGGGAGATCCTCCGCTATCCGACCTGCATCCGATGAGAGCTCTTTTTCAAATCCCCAGAAATCCACCGCCATCTTTAAAGAATCCGGATATCCATTGTCCAGAATTGGTGGATTTCGTTACCGAATGTTTGGTCAAAGATCTCGAGTACCGACCATTCGCCAGTGAATTAAAAGAGCATCCTCTCCTTATCGGTGTCGATGCGACTGTAGAAAAGGTCAGAGAGGAACTTAAAGAAGAGATTCGTCGACAGAGAACCGACGGTAGGGTTCACACGCAACCGGAAGTGACCACGAAacatggaaaattgaaaactgaTCGCAAAGCGAGACCAGAGAAAATGTATATGGATGATTTAGCTGCTTTGGATATGTTATCTGAAGATGCAATTGTTGAACAATTGCAACACAGATATGAACAAGCTCAAATATATACTTATATCGGAGACATACTTGTTGCTGTTAATCCTTTTACTAATTTAGGATTATACACGGGAATTGtgagtaatttttaataattttaattcttagGTGAACAATAGTTCACTTATAGTGGATTTTGGATCAAATATGATACAATAATAAGTTTTATCTTACATTacacttttaatttttctaaagaaTTAAACcaacttttcaattaatttatgcaGGAACAAAAAAGATACAAAGGTCAAGCAAGATCAGACAATCCACCCCATATTTTCGCTGTCGCTGATGCTGCATACCAAGCATTGCTACATCAACGACTGAACCAAGCAATAGTAATTAGCGGTGAATCAGGTGCAGGAAAAACAGAAAGCGCTAATTTGTTACTCAAACAATTAGTCTATTTAAGCAAGGCTCCAAATCGCAACTTGGAAGAGAGGATCCTACAGATTAATCCAATAATGGAAGCCTTTGGTAATGCGACTACTGGAATAAATGCAAATTCATCGAGATTTGGAAAATACTTGGATTTGACTATGACAAAAGGTGGAAAAGTCACCGGTGCCAGAATATCAGTTTATTTATTGGAGCAATCTCGAGTTGTGGCTCAAGCTGAGTAAGTAtcacgtaaaaaaaaatttctttcgaatttatctataattttttgataatttttttcagAGGTGAACGCAATTTCCACATATTTTATTACATGTACGACGGTCTGGAAGCAGACGATCGTCTCTCAGAGTTCTATCTAGACTCAAACCTCAGGAAACATCATCGATACTTGATGGATCAAAATCAAACCTCCCAAACGCATATTGATAAATTCCATCAATTGAAGGCTGGATTTAAATTACTTGGCTTTCAAGATAGCGAAGTGGATACGGTGTATCGTATCCTAGCTGCTGTTCTTCATCTTGGGGATATCGAGTTTGGAGAAGTGGCGAGTGAAGACAATACTGATAATAAGAGTCGAGTTATTGATACAGCACCTTTGCACAGaggtaatttaataatatttttctaagttgttgaaaattagcgaaattataatatttaatgctTCAAATagaaaatcacaatttttcccCCTTCTTAGCTATTGAAAATTGGATATTCGCTAATAGACAAATAATCAAATATTAAAACAAGTAGCATCTTGCAATACCTTTATCGTTATGTCAGATATTTCCTGTTTCAAAATTTGTCATTTAAtcgaaaataacaaaattattcaaaatctaCAGAATTGTAATTGATAAATTTCAGTCTCGCAATTACTTGGTATCGAGGAAAATGATCTCCTGGAAGCTTTGACATCGAACTCTGTTATGACCCGAGGAGAAACAATTACGCGAAACAATACGGTAGCCGAAGCTTGCGCGGCAAGGGACGCCATGGCGAAAGGATTGTACGGTCGATTGTTCGATTGGATGGTCAATCAAATCAACTGTTTGCTTTGCTTCAATCGTTCGCCTAACTACGAACCGTTGGCGATCGGTCTTCTCGACATTTTCGGCTTCGAAAACTTCCCGAGAAACTCCTTCGAGCAACTATGCATCAACATCGCCAACGAACAGATACAATACTACTTTAATCAACATATATTCACGTGGGAACAGCAGGAGTACATGGCTGAGGGAATACCTGTGGATCTAGTGGAATTTTCGGACAACAGACCTGTTTTGGACATGCTTTTGAGCAAACCAATGGGACTTTTAGCTTTGTTGGATGAAGAGAGTCGGTTTCCTAGAGCCACCAATAAATCGTTAATTGGTAAACTGATCTTGATAAATTAGTTTTCGCTGAGAAAgttatattattagaaatttaattaaaaaaaaaaattttttatatattacagAGAAGTTCCATAACAACATCAAGTCGAAATTCTACGTGCGACCAAAATCGGATGCTGTTTGTTTCGCTGTTCACCATTTCGCAGGACGCGTGGTTTACCAAGCGGAAGGATTCTTGGAAAAGAACAGAAATTTCCTGCCCCCGGAGGTCATCCAACTTGTCAGACAATCTCAGTACGACATGGTTCGTTTCTTGTTCCAATGTCCTATCACAAAGACTGGCAACCTGTATTCAGCTGTTCACGAAACTGATTCCAAGAAGTTGTCGCAATCAAATCAGAATACCAAGGTACATGATTTgatatttctaaatttatacATTAAACATTTTTGGAGGGACATCAGTGAGTGATACCGCAAATGAACGAGTTGAGAAAGAAATTTAGAGGAAgcataattgaaataattacttATTTCCTATTAGGAACGTTACTCTAGTCGTGGATTGGCTTCGCAGTCAAGAGCTCAACAAACTGTGGCAACTTATTTCCGATACTCGCTTATGGATTTATTGCAAAAGATGGTATCAGGATCACCCCAATTCGTACGATGTATAAAACCAAACGACTCTAGAAGTCCACAATTCTTTGATAAAGAGAAAGTCGTGAAGCAATTGAGATACACTGGGGTCTTGGAGACAATAAGAATCAGACAGAACGGATTTTCGCATAGAATAccgtttaatgaatttttaaagaGGTACGTGTCCATGAATTACTCTTTAACACCAGGCAATTACCATGGGAACCATTGATGAACTGCGCTTCAAATTttgtgtaatttaaaatttaaatttaataaaaaatttcaataaaatttaaaatttaattaaaaaatacgatgctttgaaaatttgaaattttgccaatttgctattttaaaaatttgaaacattGCAGATTAGCAACGTTGCAAATTtcctttaaaattttctattgcAGATACTGTTTCTTGGCGTTTGGCTTCGACGAACGAGTGGTAGCTAATCGCGACAACTGTCGTCTTCTCCTGATTCGCTTAAAAATGGATGGATGGGCGTTAGGTAGAACAAAAGTCTTCCTCAAATACTACCACGTCGAGTTTCTGTCAAAGATGTACGAGGAACAACTTCGAAAAATCATCATGGTTCAGTCATGCGTTCGTCGATGGCTCGCTAAGATTCGATTCAGAAAACAAAAATGGCAATTCGCTGTGTCGGTTGTTACTCTCCAACGACACATACGTGGATGGTTATCGAGAAAACATCTGTTGGAGGAAATGAAGAAGaaacaggaagaggaagaatCTACTGTTCTACAGAAAGCGCAAGGTTTTTTACAGAACAAAAATAACAACTTACAAAAAAagacattaatttaaaaaatttgttaatattatttttatagaagAACAAGCAGAGAAGGCTGCAGCTGAAGAAGCAGAGAGAGAACttgaagaaaatgaagaggaaACAGATAAGGAAGGATTGAAGGAAGATGATGCTGCAGTCATTATTCAAAGCCGTAtgtttattgttaataaatacgcATGTACTACATATGGAATAAAAAAAATCCTTTGATTTTCGCAGATTTCAGAGGCTACACCATTCGCAAGCGTTTCGGAGCCGAGCACGAGGAACGTTTCAAGAATATCTTGAACAACTACGACGACAAAGAGGAAGCGCATAAAGCGTTACTGAGAGAAGGCTTAAAGAACGAGGATGCTGAAATGATCGTTGAAAAATGGtacaaaaaggaagaaagagttCAAAAGAAAAAACCACCTGTGAAAGACACTGTGCATCCTAAATTGAGACAAGCTGATCTTATACAATTTTCTCAGAATGTaagtaaaaaatgattttaaaaaaagcaGTAAACAAAGTATTATttggatttataaaaaaattgaagattaattatttcaagCACCGAGGcaatagaatttaattaaaatacatttgtaaattattacttttttaacaGGTTCACATGAAGAATCAAGAAGTGCACAAAAATCTACGTCGCAACAAGCCTGGAATACGATTGAACGACATCGAGGAGCCCCCACCGGATTACGTCCAACCGGAAGGATTCAAAATGGTTCAGCCAATCCTACAATACCGAAGCGGAGGTCAAGCGGATGGAGAGGAGACCATCAAGTACTATCGTGACCTGAAGGATGAAATGAGCAGGTAAATAGACTTAATGCTCTGTTGCAATCGATTAACCTTTTTCGTGATCAATGAACGAATGGAAAATTCGAATGCTCAATTTTCCAATGCTTTTGGCACTCGCATCGGAAGTGGTTCGGACTTCGACGAAGACGAAGCTGGTTGGGACTTACCGTTGATACAGCTAGAAAATGACCTTCACCCATTGTCGAGGTACATAAAGAAGATCTCAGAATCAATATCACATGGAGAtctcaattaaattaaattaacgtgTAGACATCCACTGTAAAAACCCCCCAATTATCATCAACATTTGGgtagtaataatttaaatttaattttagacacCGTTTCTAGttttacttaaataaaatttggGTACCTAATTAAGAAGCAGACTCCCTAGGTCTACGTCACGATTGACCCCTCTCCTTCATTTGAGgattacaaatttattttcctcagaaattgttatattttgttcaattttaGGAGTCGAATGGGGCAGGTTCTGGAAGTAAACGCCGAGAGGAAAGAACGTTTGGAAGCTCAGGGCGACTACTCGATAGCCCCGGAGCAACATCTCTCCGATATATGGCACAAAGCTTTGAGAAATCCGAGCGAGAGTCCAGAACAAGAGAATTCTGGCAGACCGAGGTAAAGTTTCATGGCAAGTCAATCAtttattacatatacatatattaaaccCTGGTCTTGATCTTCAG of the Osmia lignaria lignaria isolate PbOS001 chromosome 7, iyOsmLign1, whole genome shotgun sequence genome contains:
- the LOC117604364 gene encoding myosin-IIIb isoform X1, coding for MGDIIEMTGGGTNMAYHGLSQHVNFDVIPDPDDRFVLEELIGEGTYGEVYSAHCNETGNKVAIKILENVADNIEEIEEEYLVLRDLSHHPNIPQFHGLFLKRAKPAQEEDQLWFVMELCTGGSVTDLVQGLKKKGRRLTDEQIAYILRETVEALVYLHSNHCMHRDVKGHNILLNEDAHVKLVDFGVSSHLAETLARKNTSVGTPYWMAPEVIACEQQLDSSYDSRCDVWSVGITAIELAEGDPPLSDLHPMRALFQIPRNPPPSLKNPDIHCPELVDFVTECLVKDLEYRPFASELKEHPLLIGVDATVEKVREELKEEIRRQRTDGRVHTQPEVTTKHGKLKTDRKARPEKMYMDDLAALDMLSEDAIVEQLQHRYEQAQIYTYIGDILVAVNPFTNLGLYTGIEQKRYKGQARSDNPPHIFAVADAAYQALLHQRLNQAIVISGESGAGKTESANLLLKQLVYLSKAPNRNLEERILQINPIMEAFGNATTGINANSSRFGKYLDLTMTKGGKVTGARISVYLLEQSRVVAQAEGERNFHIFYYMYDGLEADDRLSEFYLDSNLRKHHRYLMDQNQTSQTHIDKFHQLKAGFKLLGFQDSEVDTVYRILAAVLHLGDIEFGEVASEDNTDNKSRVIDTAPLHRVSQLLGIEENDLLEALTSNSVMTRGETITRNNTVAEACAARDAMAKGLYGRLFDWMVNQINCLLCFNRSPNYEPLAIGLLDIFGFENFPRNSFEQLCINIANEQIQYYFNQHIFTWEQQEYMAEGIPVDLVEFSDNRPVLDMLLSKPMGLLALLDEESRFPRATNKSLIEKFHNNIKSKFYVRPKSDAVCFAVHHFAGRVVYQAEGFLEKNRNFLPPEVIQLVRQSQYDMVRFLFQCPITKTGNLYSAVHETDSKKLSQSNQNTKERYSSRGLASQSRAQQTVATYFRYSLMDLLQKMVSGSPQFVRCIKPNDSRSPQFFDKEKVVKQLRYTGVLETIRIRQNGFSHRIPFNEFLKRYCFLAFGFDERVVANRDNCRLLLIRLKMDGWALGRTKVFLKYYHVEFLSKMYEEQLRKIIMVQSCVRRWLAKIRFRKQKWQFAVSVVTLQRHIRGWLSRKHLLEEMKKKQEEEESTVLQKAQEEQAEKAAAEEAERELEENEEETDKEGLKEDDAAVIIQSHFRGYTIRKRFGAEHEERFKNILNNYDDKEEAHKALLREGLKNEDAEMIVEKWYKKEERVQKKKPPVKDTVHPKLRQADLIQFSQNVHMKNQEVHKNLRRNKPGIRLNDIEEPPPDYVQPEGFKMVQPILQYRSGGQADGEETIKYYRDLKDEMSSGSDFDEDEAGWDLPLIQLENDLHPLSRSRMGQVLEVNAERKERLEAQGDYSIAPEQHLSDIWHKALRNPSESPEQENSGRPSTRINHLSNNKLQSPEGNPRRKQHAVDSSNLNNPNGIRSRYILRYNDVNERQPPIIGQQRVVNGHSINSHQNFTNGHPQFTNGYIPQNNRHYLINGHEPPNGRSNPPMNKMNGHAPSSNGYRNVFTACQNGLFINKMVMDDELIKPSKLSNGLRSHSNDRTRELLPTKENSNLKKNRPIGADGKNGINNRLVNCQNAINGRLGRKEMEKDTRGIPTDLRQVLRPTAVRKQEIIKVDYDPEDINGPYNFRQLLRPAEYLPTESLRKRKGGVACNGVSVSKDKVPEKHVKRRAPLAPNQNKLVHAKK
- the LOC117604364 gene encoding myosin-IIIb isoform X2, encoding MGDIIEMTGGGTNMAYHGLSQHVNFDVIPDPDDRFVLEELIGEGTYGEVYSAHCNETGNKVAIKILENVADNIEEIEEEYLVLRDLSHHPNIPQFHGLFLKRAKPAQEEDQLWFVMELCTGGSVTDLVQGLKKKGRRLTDEQIAYILRETVEALVYLHSNHCMHRDVKGHNILLNEDAHVKLVDFGVSSHLAETLARKNTSVGTPYWMAPEVIACEQQLDSSYDSRCDVWSVGITAIELAEGDPPLSDLHPMRALFQIPRNPPPSLKNPDIHCPELVDFVTECLVKDLEYRPFASELKEHPLLIGVDATVEKVREELKEEIRRQRTDGRVHTQPEVTTKHGKLKTDRKARPEKMYMDDLAALDMLSEDAIVEQLQHRYEQAQIYTYIGDILVAVNPFTNLGLYTGIEQKRYKGQARSDNPPHIFAVADAAYQALLHQRLNQAIVISGESGAGKTESANLLLKQLVYLSKAPNRNLEERILQINPIMEAFGNATTGINANSSRFGKYLDLTMTKGGKVTGARISVYLLEQSRVVAQAEGERNFHIFYYMYDGLEADDRLSEFYLDSNLRKHHRYLMDQNQTSQTHIDKFHQLKAGFKLLGFQDSEVDTVYRILAAVLHLGDIEFGEVASEDNTDNKSRVIDTAPLHRVSQLLGIEENDLLEALTSNSVMTRGETITRNNTVAEACAARDAMAKGLYGRLFDWMVNQINCLLCFNRSPNYEPLAIGLLDIFGFENFPRNSFEQLCINIANEQIQYYFNQHIFTWEQQEYMAEGIPVDLVEFSDNRPVLDMLLSKPMGLLALLDEESRFPRATNKSLIEKFHNNIKSKFYVRPKSDAVCFAVHHFAGRVVYQAEGFLEKNRNFLPPEVIQLVRQSQYDMVRFLFQCPITKTGNLYSAVHETDSKKLSQSNQNTKERYSSRGLASQSRAQQTVATYFRYSLMDLLQKMVSGSPQFVRCIKPNDSRSPQFFDKEKVVKQLRYTGVLETIRIRQNGFSHRIPFNEFLKRYCFLAFGFDERVVANRDNCRLLLIRLKMDGWALGRTKVFLKYYHVEFLSKMYEEQLRKIIMVQSCVRRWLAKIRFRKQKWQFAVSVVTLQRHIRGWLSRKHLLEEMKKKQEEEESTVLQKAQEEQAEKAAAEEAERELEENEEETDKEGLKEDDAAVIIQSHFRGYTIRKRFGAEHEERFKNILNNYDDKEEAHKALLREGLKNEDAEMIVEKWYKKEERVQKKKPPVKDTVHPKLRQADLIQFSQNVHMKNQEVHKNLRRNKPGIRLNDIEEPPPDYVQPEGFKMVQPILQYRSGGQADGEETIKYYRDLKDEMSRSRMGQVLEVNAERKERLEAQGDYSIAPEQHLSDIWHKALRNPSESPEQENSGRPSTRINHLSNNKLQSPEGNPRRKQHAVDSSNLNNPNGIRSRYILRYNDVNERQPPIIGQQRVVNGHSINSHQNFTNGHPQFTNGYIPQNNRHYLINGHEPPNGRSNPPMNKMNGHAPSSNGYRNVFTACQNGLFINKMVMDDELIKPSKLSNGLRSHSNDRTRELLPTKENSNLKKNRPIGADGKNGINNRLVNCQNAINGRLGRKEMEKDTRGIPTDLRQVLRPTAVRKQEIIKVDYDPEDINGPYNFRQLLRPAEYLPTESLRKRKGGVACNGVSVSKDKVPEKHVKRRAPLAPNQNKLVHAKK